A genomic window from Pecten maximus chromosome 6, xPecMax1.1, whole genome shotgun sequence includes:
- the LOC117328708 gene encoding torsin-1A-like, which yields MTRQRSVVLIWALFLALIKIGTCWDGFSSISSFFEPVTCRFGGECCTDNYIKLDERALMKSLETRLYGQHLAQAAILNHVHAHARPVHQTKALSLSFHGGTGTGKNLVSRIIAESIYRKGMDSKYVHLIAATNEFLHPGKVHEYKVNLKKRIETSVSKCERSMFIFDEVDKMPVGVLDIVKPYLDFYKNLNGVNYRKSTFLFLSNTAGSAIQKKVIDHWREGLQRESLGLVDMEQLIITEALNEKKSGLWHSSILLHHMVSAHVPFLPLERKHVRECVKDSLVAKRYYPRRDVIDERDVRDITAQLSYYPDEEELFSTTGCKRVPEKVDYIMAYDNYKKYKH from the exons ATGACCAGACAAAGAAGTGTGGTCCTTATTTGGGCGCTGTTTTTGGCATTGATAAAAATTGGAACTTGCTGGGACGGTTTCTCTTCCATTTCATCCTTTTTTGAACCTGTCACGTGTAGGTTTGGTGGGGAGTGTTGTACAGATAACTACATTAAACTAGACGAGCGAG CCCTGATGAAATCTCTAGAAACGCGTCTGTACGGTCAACACTTGGCTCAGGCCGCAATACTAAATCACGTTCATGCCCATGCGAGACCTGTGCATCAAACAAAAGCTTTGTCCCTCTCCTTCCATGGCGGAACAGGGACGGGTAAAAACCTTGTTAGCAGAATCATTGCTGAGAGTATATACAGGAAGGGAATGGACAGTAAATATGTCCATCTCATAGCAGCAACAAACGAGTTCCTTCATCCGGGGAAGGTGCACGAATATAAG GttaatttaaagaaaagaaTAGAGACAAGTGTATCTAAGTGTGAGCGTTCGATGTTCATTTTTGACGAGGTAGACAAAATGCCTGTCGGTGTCCTGGACATCGTGAAGCCATACCTCGACTTTTACAAAAACTTAAACGGCGTGAACTACAGGAAAAGCACATTCCTTTTCCTTAG TAACACGGCGGGTAGTGCCATACAGAAGAAGGTGATAGACCACTGGAGGGAGGGGCTTCAAAGGGAATCACTCGGGCTTGTCGACATGGAACAACTGATTATTACAGAAGCGTTAAACGAAAAAAAAA GCGGATTATGGCATAGCAGCATCCTCCTCCATCACATGGTCTCCGCTCACGTGCCATTTTTACCTTTGGAGCGTAAGCATGTACGCGAGTGTGTAAAAGACAGTCTAGTCGCAAAACGGTATTATCCTCGACGTGATGTTATTGATGAGCGAGACGTGCGAGACATTACGGCCCAACTATCATACTATCCGGACGAGGAGGAACTGTTTTCTACAACAGGATGTAAGCGAGTTCCAGAGAAAGTGGATTACATCATGGCATACGACAATTATAAGAAGTACAAGCATTGA